The Peribacillus sp. FSL E2-0218 genome contains a region encoding:
- a CDS encoding DUF5067 domain-containing protein, which translates to MGLKRSFPSIWICILTLTIFLTGCISGEKEARDEQKEMHKQTNASTNDETDKKETGQEKTVSGVSIEIEKALKLKHPDKKDKQVLQIQLKATNKTAEERHVDAFEMSVWNQDNKKLKIYPGDNLGTKLAPGKSVKGNGYYVLEGKGPFRVEYENTDTKEKQEWLIDKWTDMTAKASEKK; encoded by the coding sequence ATGGGATTGAAGAGAAGCTTCCCAAGCATTTGGATTTGTATATTGACTTTAACCATATTTTTGACAGGCTGCATTTCAGGAGAAAAGGAAGCCCGGGATGAACAGAAAGAAATGCATAAGCAAACGAATGCTTCCACTAACGACGAAACGGATAAAAAAGAAACAGGGCAAGAGAAAACCGTATCTGGCGTAAGCATAGAGATAGAAAAGGCTTTGAAGCTTAAACATCCAGATAAGAAAGACAAGCAGGTTTTACAGATACAGCTGAAGGCAACAAATAAAACGGCAGAAGAACGGCATGTGGATGCTTTTGAAATGTCGGTATGGAATCAAGACAATAAAAAGCTGAAGATCTATCCAGGGGATAATTTGGGGACAAAACTTGCACCTGGAAAAAGTGTAAAAGGAAATGGATATTATGTATTGGAAGGGAAGGGACCTTTCAGGGTGGAGTATGAAAATACGGACACTAAAGAAAAGCAGGAATGGCTGATTGATAAATGGACAGATATGACTGCGAAAGCTTCTGAAAAGAAATAG
- a CDS encoding Wzz/FepE/Etk N-terminal domain-containing protein encodes MREKLSIKDLFQMVKKRIALIFIITTLITVITGAVSLFILSPVYQASAQILVNQSKDNTDLYKVGEIQTNIQLIETYSEIIKSPMMLEKVKDRLNLNISNSALSEQIEIVSKGNSQLFTIKVEASDPKLAVDIVNTIPVIFQEEIKTLMNVDNVNVLSKGNVGDNTAPIKPNPIINMIQAFFAGVVISLVVTFLIEFLDNTIKVESDIEEHLEMPMLGIVNLMENKKKWK; translated from the coding sequence ATGAGGGAGAAACTAAGTATAAAAGATCTTTTTCAAATGGTAAAAAAACGCATAGCACTCATTTTTATCATCACAACCCTAATAACTGTGATAACAGGAGCCGTTAGCCTTTTTATCCTTTCACCTGTATACCAGGCATCTGCACAAATCCTGGTCAATCAATCCAAAGATAATACAGACCTTTACAAGGTAGGTGAGATTCAAACTAATATTCAATTGATTGAAACGTACAGCGAAATCATAAAAAGTCCAATGATGCTTGAAAAGGTTAAAGACCGACTGAATCTTAACATTTCAAATTCTGCGTTATCGGAACAAATCGAAATCGTCAGTAAGGGTAATTCACAATTGTTTACGATAAAAGTTGAAGCCAGCGATCCCAAACTTGCTGTAGATATCGTCAATACAATACCGGTCATATTCCAAGAGGAAATAAAAACGCTTATGAATGTGGACAATGTCAATGTCTTATCGAAAGGAAATGTTGGAGATAATACCGCACCTATAAAACCGAATCCGATCATCAACATGATTCAAGCATTTTTTGCAGGTGTGGTTATCAGTTTAGTAGTTACATTCCTAATCGAATTTTTAGACAATACCATCAAGGTTGAGTCTGATATTGAAGAACATCTAGAGATGCCGATGCTTGGCATCGTTAATTTAATGGAAAACAAAAAGAAATGGAAATGA
- the yhbH gene encoding sporulation protein YhbH — protein MSEENNQQYVISQENWSLHRKGYDDQQRHQEKVQEAIKNNLPDLISEESIVMSNGRDVIKIPIRSLDEYKIRYNYDKNKHVGQGDGDSKVGDVVARDGSPSDSGAGKGQGAGDKAGEDYYEAEVSMMELEEALFSQLELPNLQKKEQAEHTLEQIEFNDIRKTGLMGNIDKKKTMISAFKRNALSGDPGFHPIYKEDFKFKTWNEIEKPDSKAVVLAMMDTSGSMGLWEKYMARSFFFWMNRFLRTKYETVEIEFIAHHTEAKVVPEEDFFSKGESGGTICSSVYRKALELIDHKYDPAKFNIYPFHFSDGDNLTSDNVRCVKLVEELMKLSNMFGYGEVNQYNRHSTLMTAYKNIDNEKFRYFILKQKADVFHAMKSFFKDEEQKKFA, from the coding sequence ATGTCGGAAGAGAATAATCAACAATATGTTATCTCACAGGAAAACTGGTCCCTCCATCGAAAAGGCTATGATGATCAACAGCGTCATCAGGAAAAGGTGCAGGAAGCGATCAAGAATAATTTACCTGATTTAATTTCCGAAGAAAGTATCGTCATGTCAAACGGCCGGGATGTCATCAAGATTCCCATTCGCTCCTTGGATGAATACAAGATCCGTTACAATTATGATAAGAACAAACATGTAGGTCAAGGGGATGGAGATAGTAAGGTGGGAGACGTGGTCGCAAGGGACGGCTCCCCATCCGACTCAGGAGCAGGTAAAGGGCAAGGAGCAGGTGACAAGGCGGGCGAGGATTATTATGAAGCAGAGGTCTCGATGATGGAATTGGAGGAAGCACTGTTCAGTCAGCTGGAACTGCCTAATCTCCAGAAAAAAGAGCAGGCGGAGCATACGCTTGAACAAATCGAATTCAACGACATCCGCAAGACAGGCTTAATGGGGAATATCGATAAGAAGAAAACGATGATATCCGCTTTTAAACGGAATGCGTTAAGCGGCGACCCGGGCTTTCATCCGATTTATAAGGAAGATTTTAAATTCAAGACGTGGAATGAAATCGAAAAGCCGGATTCCAAAGCTGTTGTGCTGGCAATGATGGATACTTCCGGAAGTATGGGGCTATGGGAAAAGTATATGGCGCGGAGCTTTTTCTTTTGGATGAACCGATTCCTGAGAACGAAATATGAAACGGTTGAAATCGAATTCATTGCCCATCATACGGAAGCGAAAGTCGTTCCGGAAGAGGATTTCTTTTCAAAAGGGGAAAGCGGCGGTACGATTTGTTCGTCCGTATATCGAAAAGCATTAGAACTTATTGATCATAAGTATGACCCTGCGAAATTCAATATCTATCCATTTCACTTTTCCGATGGTGACAATCTCACATCAGACAATGTTAGATGCGTCAAGCTTGTGGAGGAACTCATGAAGCTTTCCAATATGTTCGGGTATGGCGAAGTCAATCAATACAATCGCCATTCTACATTAATGACAGCCTATAAGAATATCGATAATGAAAAGTTCAGATATTTCATCTTAAAGCAAAAGGCGGATGTTTTCCACGCGATGAAGAGCTTTTTTAAGGACGAAGAACAGAAGAAATTCGCATAA
- a CDS encoding pectate lyase-like adhesive domain-containing protein, whose translation MKKSKVLKPINVMTTSFLLASSLVMPTVGFAEESSTPNKEVMNEQESEAKGQESRTQTKEPQSDSKAATARAANEAVVTNFAQLKAALEADNGITTIILGQNIDISGPINIQAKKSNILIEGNNFTLSETGANG comes from the coding sequence ATGAAAAAAAGTAAAGTGTTAAAACCTATTAACGTCATGACCACATCATTTTTGTTAGCAAGTTCACTAGTAATGCCAACAGTAGGATTTGCGGAGGAATCATCTACACCAAATAAGGAAGTTATGAATGAACAAGAGTCTGAGGCCAAAGGTCAGGAATCGCGTACACAAACAAAGGAACCCCAATCAGATAGTAAAGCGGCAACAGCTAGGGCGGCCAATGAAGCCGTCGTTACCAACTTCGCACAATTAAAGGCTGCGCTGGAAGCTGATAATGGAATTACGACAATCATACTTGGACAAAACATCGATATAAGCGGTCCCATTAACATTCAAGCGAAAAAATCAAACATATTGATTGAAGGAAATAACTTTACATTATCGGAAACAGGAGCGAATGGATAA
- a CDS encoding CpsD/CapB family tyrosine-protein kinase — MNSLTRNERHKMTDAKKRSSISMLKSKSPVVEQYRTIRTNLQFSAVEKDIRSMIFTSANPGEGKSTTSINVAAVFAQQGKRILIIDADLRKPSVHTNFNMENFLGLTNIITKQNQLQEAIQSSIYPNLDVLTSGPIPPNPSELLGSNGMENLLEEAKMNYDLVILDTPPVNAVTDAQILANMTDGVVLVVSSGSTEIQQAKKAKELLQKADAKLLGAILNKKKQKYSDEYYYYGK; from the coding sequence GTGAATAGCTTGACACGCAACGAACGGCATAAAATGACAGATGCTAAAAAAAGAAGCAGTATTTCCATGTTGAAATCGAAATCTCCGGTTGTGGAGCAATATAGGACAATCCGGACGAATCTTCAATTTTCTGCAGTGGAAAAAGACATAAGGTCGATGATTTTCACTTCGGCAAACCCTGGTGAAGGGAAATCAACCACTTCTATAAATGTTGCAGCTGTTTTTGCACAGCAGGGAAAACGCATCCTCATCATCGATGCAGATTTGAGGAAACCCAGTGTCCATACGAACTTTAACATGGAGAACTTCTTGGGATTAACGAATATCATAACAAAGCAAAATCAATTGCAGGAAGCTATACAATCTTCCATTTACCCAAATTTGGATGTGTTGACAAGTGGCCCTATTCCTCCGAACCCATCGGAATTGCTTGGGTCGAATGGAATGGAGAATTTATTGGAAGAAGCAAAAATGAATTATGATTTGGTTATTCTGGATACGCCTCCGGTCAATGCCGTTACAGATGCTCAAATCCTGGCGAATATGACAGATGGAGTTGTTTTGGTGGTTAGCAGCGGAAGTACGGAAATACAGCAAGCAAAAAAAGCGAAGGAGTTGCTTCAGAAAGCCGACGCCAAGCTTTTAGGAGCAATCCTGAATAAGAAAAAACAAAAGTACTCAGACGAATATTATTACTATGGTAAATAA
- a CDS encoding CpsB/CapC family capsule biosynthesis tyrosine phosphatase: protein MIDIHSHILPELDDGAGNIKESVEMARKAVEQGITDIIATPHYYKGKYDNDKEKVERKTWQLNRVLDELDIPLKVWPGQEIRISDELLEDYDNNSVMALNGSQYMLLELPSNHVPRYTERLIYDLQMKRITPIIAHPERNLEIIRNPHLLEELIWKGAYSQLTAGSITGKFGWRTRRFSKYLIHSGLTHFIASDAHNVGNRGFQIREAYKLVEKNMGQAVVNAFHVNAENVLYGMKVKESFL, encoded by the coding sequence ATGATTGATATTCATAGTCACATATTACCAGAGTTGGATGATGGCGCTGGAAATATTAAGGAAAGTGTCGAAATGGCGAGAAAAGCGGTTGAACAAGGAATTACCGACATCATTGCAACTCCCCATTACTATAAGGGGAAATATGATAACGATAAAGAAAAGGTCGAGCGCAAGACATGGCAATTAAATCGAGTGCTAGATGAACTCGACATCCCGCTTAAAGTATGGCCGGGGCAGGAAATTAGGATATCGGATGAGCTTCTGGAAGATTACGATAATAATAGTGTCATGGCCTTGAATGGTTCGCAATACATGCTTCTCGAACTTCCTTCAAACCATGTGCCAAGATATACGGAGCGATTGATCTATGATCTGCAAATGAAAAGAATCACGCCAATCATTGCTCACCCAGAGCGGAATTTAGAAATAATAAGAAATCCACACCTTTTAGAAGAACTGATCTGGAAGGGGGCGTATTCACAATTAACTGCTGGGAGCATCACAGGTAAATTCGGATGGAGAACAAGAAGATTTTCCAAATATTTAATTCACTCGGGTCTTACTCATTTCATTGCATCGGATGCCCACAATGTAGGAAACAGAGGTTTTCAAATCAGGGAAGCATATAAGTTGGTTGAAAAGAACATGGGACAAGCAGTGGTGAATGCCTTTCATGTAAATGCGGAAAATGTTTTGTATGGGATGAAAGTCAAGGAATCGTTTCTTTGA
- a CDS encoding sugar transferase — MKRSFELLISSLAILSCSLPMLLIFILIRLKLGSPVIFKQQRPGLNGIPFDLYKFRTMTDEKDEDGNLISDEKRLTNFGRFLRRLSLDELPQLINIIKGDISFVGPRPLLMEYIPLYTPEQAKRHDVRPGMTGWAQVNGRNAISWEKKFELDVWYVENQSFLLDMKIIYLTLIKVCKQEAITQEGHVTTRKFVG, encoded by the coding sequence ATGAAAAGGTCTTTCGAGTTATTGATATCTAGTCTGGCGATCCTTTCGTGTTCGCTGCCCATGCTGCTCATCTTCATCCTTATCCGCTTAAAATTGGGCTCACCCGTAATATTTAAGCAGCAGCGTCCAGGTCTTAATGGCATTCCATTTGATCTATATAAATTCAGGACGATGACAGATGAAAAGGACGAGGATGGGAATTTAATTTCCGACGAAAAGAGGTTGACTAATTTTGGCAGATTTCTTAGGAGACTAAGTTTGGACGAACTACCGCAATTAATAAATATCATCAAGGGAGATATCAGTTTTGTAGGGCCTAGGCCGCTATTGATGGAATATATCCCGTTATATACCCCAGAACAAGCAAAGAGGCATGATGTCCGTCCAGGAATGACAGGGTGGGCCCAAGTAAATGGCCGCAATGCGATATCATGGGAGAAAAAATTTGAGCTTGATGTTTGGTACGTCGAAAATCAATCCTTCTTGTTGGATATGAAAATCATATATCTTACTTTGATCAAGGTATGTAAACAAGAGGCCATTACGCAAGAGGGTCATGTCACGACCCGCAAGTTCGTTGGGTGA
- a CDS encoding nucleotide sugar dehydrogenase: MITEVIQEVDGHMDNVHYSLNEVLRRKIVDKTAKVGVIGLGYVGLPTACHYASKGYNVTGFDVSKTKVGNLNDGINYINDVDSAELTGLIKKKRFSATTNMDLLGEMDVILICVPTPINKTKEPDISFVKDVGQVIAEHVKKGTMVILESTTYPGTTEEYICAPLIEKGYVIGENVFAAYSPERIDPGNKNFNLSNTPKVVGGITESCTDLACLFIGKTAHRVNGIRVAELSKIFENTFRWINMALVNEMTVLCKELEIDVWETINAASSKPYGFMKFTPGIGVGGHCIPVDPYYLLYKAKEHGHRAKMIELAGEINDGMLHYSYTRILELLAAKDKLMKYSHIVVLGVAYKSDIGDLRESPVVHLLERLQDKVRNLTVIEPYAKEIMINGQIQPVAEYDAAILRSADIVVIGTPHSCFDWKSIHEHAPLIFDSKNVMEENGLISEKISKL, translated from the coding sequence ATGATAACAGAGGTAATCCAAGAAGTAGACGGGCATATGGATAATGTCCATTATTCATTAAATGAGGTTCTGCGGAGAAAAATAGTGGATAAAACGGCTAAAGTTGGAGTGATTGGATTGGGGTATGTCGGCCTTCCGACGGCCTGCCATTACGCGTCCAAAGGCTATAATGTGACTGGCTTCGACGTTTCCAAGACAAAAGTGGGGAACCTAAATGACGGAATTAACTATATCAATGATGTAGATAGTGCGGAGTTAACAGGATTGATCAAAAAGAAAAGATTTTCAGCAACAACGAATATGGACCTCCTGGGAGAGATGGATGTTATTTTGATTTGTGTCCCGACTCCTATCAATAAAACGAAAGAACCTGATATTTCATTTGTCAAGGATGTAGGGCAAGTCATTGCTGAACATGTGAAGAAAGGTACAATGGTCATTTTAGAAAGTACAACATATCCAGGAACAACAGAAGAATATATTTGTGCCCCATTAATTGAAAAAGGATATGTAATTGGGGAAAACGTCTTTGCAGCTTATTCTCCGGAAAGAATCGATCCAGGAAATAAAAACTTTAATTTAAGTAACACGCCAAAGGTTGTCGGTGGGATAACGGAAAGCTGTACGGATTTAGCGTGCCTGTTTATCGGAAAAACCGCTCATCGGGTCAATGGCATCCGTGTAGCCGAATTAAGCAAGATCTTTGAGAACACATTCCGGTGGATCAACATGGCTTTGGTCAATGAAATGACCGTTCTATGCAAAGAGTTGGAAATTGACGTATGGGAAACGATTAATGCCGCTTCCTCAAAGCCATACGGGTTCATGAAATTCACCCCTGGAATTGGCGTGGGAGGACATTGTATACCGGTCGATCCATACTACTTGCTATATAAAGCAAAAGAACATGGTCATCGAGCAAAAATGATTGAACTGGCTGGGGAAATTAACGACGGAATGCTCCACTATTCATACACCCGCATCCTTGAACTGCTTGCAGCCAAAGACAAGCTCATGAAATACTCACATATTGTGGTTTTAGGTGTTGCTTATAAAAGTGACATCGGTGATTTAAGGGAAAGTCCGGTCGTTCACTTGCTTGAACGGTTACAAGACAAGGTCCGGAACCTTACCGTCATTGAACCTTATGCCAAAGAAATCATGATCAATGGACAAATCCAACCGGTAGCGGAATACGATGCTGCCATTCTTCGAAGCGCCGATATTGTGGTCATCGGAACACCGCACAGCTGTTTTGACTGGAAAAGCATCCATGAACATGCTCCATTGATTTTCGATTCCAAAAATGTGATGGAGGAAAATGGCTTGATATCAGAAAAGATTTCAAAGTTATAG
- a CDS encoding toxin Cry1Ac domain D-VI-related protein, with product MRNVTVKDLKIKGKNYYGFITIDDASKNVEQVFENVSYLGPQMIWNRYGKAIFKGTNVISITNDIMPGSSPAQEMAEVGSIDIEGDTKIFHNNGYALIWSISKTPQFKIAPDANVEIKTGKSGYGIFYPTEGNGDFTIGKNAKVNFDGLKGVTGKGILKSFIIESGAEVEMNRTGTETAPMILAYGATEINENSELQVSTENGHAIQVVNVGKMNFKKPEKVILSSINGQAIDNLSTSLTMNIDTGMVKLLANTSNSYVSTDGKDFTWNANYRYDVATPGSIVSSQNLNPVFNIELGKTKSIELGRDVEGQANRELAEAKNKVENLFTDGKFDTLKGSTNQAAIDEAQNAVNKLPAGSEKNRLQDLVNKAKDLLNKNEQAEKELNDAKNKVEDLFTDDKFDTLKGSTNQGAIDEAKEAVDKLPAGPEKERLEELLNNAQDLLNKNEQAEKDLNDAKNKVEDLFTDDKFDTLKGSTDQGAIDEAKEAVDKLPAGPEKERLEELLNNAQDLLNKNEQVEKDLNDAKNKVEDLFTDDKFNTLKETTNQGAIDTAQEAVNKLPGGAEKDRLQDLLNKAKDLLDKDITAPNAPRLDEVTTNSKEVTGSGEPEANVTVTINSNNYTGVVGPDGKFKVAIPNQPVNTIISVTLTDAAGNVSKSSSVRVVQFMPSEPVKIDPVYPDAQTITGTAPEGATVVRLLINGVPLRTAPVNQDGTFSIYSRYVGVDENGNNITLQAGDIVTVDYGLRTPSNLQANITVVKEAVKLQVNPVAPNADYVTGIAPEGTQNLRLIVNGKPLRTVSLTQTGAGVINPDGSYRIYSRFIEDENGVTRRLQAGDVIEVDNGPLVVGREVAKTIVE from the coding sequence TTGCGGAATGTCACTGTAAAGGACCTTAAAATTAAAGGAAAAAATTATTATGGATTCATTACAATAGACGATGCATCAAAAAATGTCGAACAAGTATTCGAAAATGTATCGTATTTAGGACCACAAATGATTTGGAACCGTTACGGGAAAGCAATTTTTAAAGGAACTAATGTGATTAGTATTACTAATGACATAATGCCAGGGTCATCACCTGCCCAAGAGATGGCGGAAGTTGGAAGTATTGATATTGAAGGTGATACTAAAATTTTTCATAATAATGGCTATGCCCTCATTTGGTCAATTTCAAAAACTCCTCAATTCAAGATTGCACCTGACGCTAATGTAGAAATCAAAACAGGCAAAAGTGGGTATGGGATCTTTTATCCAACAGAGGGTAATGGGGATTTCACGATTGGAAAAAATGCAAAGGTGAACTTTGATGGACTAAAGGGAGTTACAGGCAAAGGGATTCTGAAATCATTTATTATTGAATCAGGTGCAGAAGTCGAGATGAATAGAACGGGTACAGAGACAGCGCCAATGATTTTAGCTTATGGAGCAACTGAGATCAATGAAAACTCAGAGCTTCAAGTGAGTACGGAAAATGGACATGCTATACAAGTGGTAAATGTAGGGAAAATGAATTTTAAGAAGCCGGAGAAAGTCATTTTATCATCGATTAATGGTCAAGCCATAGATAATTTGTCTACCTCCCTGACGATGAATATCGATACGGGCATGGTCAAGCTATTGGCGAATACGTCTAACAGTTATGTGAGTACGGATGGCAAGGATTTCACTTGGAATGCTAATTATCGCTATGACGTAGCCACCCCAGGTAGTATTGTAAGTTCACAAAACTTAAACCCCGTCTTCAATATTGAACTTGGAAAAACAAAGTCTATTGAACTGGGAAGGGATGTTGAAGGTCAAGCAAATAGAGAACTAGCTGAAGCGAAGAATAAAGTGGAAAATCTCTTTACCGACGGTAAGTTCGACACATTGAAAGGTTCGACGAATCAAGCGGCGATTGACGAAGCCCAAAATGCAGTCAATAAATTACCAGCCGGTTCGGAAAAAAATCGATTACAAGATTTAGTGAACAAAGCGAAAGATTTATTGAACAAGAACGAACAAGCCGAAAAAGAGTTGAACGATGCGAAGAACAAAGTCGAAGATCTGTTCACGGATGATAAGTTCGACACATTGAAAGGAAGTACGAATCAAGGAGCGATAGACGAAGCGAAAGAAGCAGTCGATAAATTGCCAGCCGGCCCGGAAAAAGAGCGACTGGAAGAGCTCCTGAATAACGCCCAAGATTTATTGAACAAGAACGAACAAGCCGAAAAAGACTTGAACGATGCGAAGAACAAAGTCGAAGATTTGTTCACGGATGATAAGTTCGACACATTGAAAGGAAGTACGGATCAAGGAGCGATAGACGAAGCGAAAGAAGCAGTCGATAAATTGCCAGCCGGCCCGGAAAAAGAGCGTTTGGAAGAGCTCCTGAATAACGCCCAAGATTTATTGAACAAGAACGAACAAGTCGAAAAAGACTTGAACGATGCGAAGAACAAAGTCGAAGATCTGTTCACGGATGATAAGTTCAACACATTGAAAGAGACAACGAATCAAGGGGCGATTGACACAGCCCAAGAAGCGGTCAATAAGCTTCCGGGAGGTGCCGAAAAAGACCGCCTGCAAGATTTACTGAACAAAGCAAAAGATTTATTGGATAAGGATATAACGGCTCCGAATGCACCGAGACTGGATGAAGTGACAACAAACAGTAAAGAAGTGACAGGAAGCGGTGAACCCGAAGCAAATGTCACGGTCACCATTAATTCCAATAATTATACGGGGGTAGTGGGTCCAGACGGAAAATTCAAGGTTGCGATTCCCAATCAGCCTGTCAATACGATCATATCAGTCACCCTGACAGACGCGGCAGGGAATGTCAGCAAGAGCTCATCTGTTAGAGTCGTGCAGTTCATGCCTAGTGAACCTGTAAAGATTGATCCTGTGTATCCAGATGCCCAAACGATAACTGGAACTGCGCCGGAAGGAGCAACGGTCGTACGCTTACTGATAAATGGTGTACCATTGCGTACGGCACCTGTCAATCAAGATGGAACATTCAGTATTTACAGCAGATATGTTGGGGTGGACGAGAATGGAAATAATATAACCTTACAAGCAGGCGATATCGTTACGGTTGATTACGGTCTACGGACTCCGTCGAACTTGCAAGCCAATATTACGGTAGTCAAGGAAGCAGTTAAACTGCAGGTGAATCCTGTGGCCCCTAATGCAGATTATGTTACGGGCATAGCACCGGAAGGGACCCAGAATCTCCGTTTGATAGTTAACGGAAAGCCACTGAGAACAGTTTCTCTTACTCAAACTGGAGCAGGAGTCATCAATCCGGATGGAAGTTACCGTATTTACAGCCGATTTATTGAGGATGAAAATGGGGTGACTCGGAGGCTGCAAGCCGGAGATGTCATTGAAGTTGATAATGGTCCTCTCGTAGTTGGACGAGAAGTCGCAAAAACAATAGTTGAATAA
- a CDS encoding nucleoside-diphosphate sugar epimerase/dehydratase: MTYYNRLITLVLFDAMIVVTAVFLSYWLLNPLDEIPAFALIGGLVLLLFHYFYTAFLKQYKKAWEYVTASEMFHLFRAMAFALISTSICQLYFTHYLYLRELFITGILYMVMIGYSRLAWRVYFNPKIKRPSDNKRTLIVGAGSAGTMITSRLLKSNHIKLVPVAFVDDDKTKLGLEIFNIPVVATTNDISQVVEEYKIEHIVIAIPSLKREDMNTILSECTKTTVKTQIVPSLEEIVHGNVPINELQDIQMEDLLGRSPVQLDDKGILETIVESTILVTGAGGSIGSEICRQIMKYNPAKIVLLGHGENSIYAIEMELLEIYEDKIEIVTEIADIQDRRRMFEVMDHHRPKIVYHAAAHKHVPLMESNPKEALKNNILGTRNVADAAEGSGVNTFVMVSSDKAVNPTSIMGASKCIAEMMISYKSSSSHTKFVTVRFGNVLGSNGSVIPLFKKQIKKGGPLTVTHPEMVRYFMTIPEASRLVIQAGVLAKGGEVFVLDMGEPVKIVDFAKKLIQLSGYKVEDIGLTFTGIRPGEKLFEELLGADEVYEEQVYPKIHIGKPRDVNWHAIQDIISTYDVMSEETLKERMLCLANNRVGNEIHVS; encoded by the coding sequence TTGACATATTATAACCGGCTTATCACATTAGTCTTATTTGACGCGATGATTGTTGTGACAGCTGTCTTTTTAAGTTATTGGTTATTGAATCCACTTGATGAAATACCAGCATTCGCACTTATTGGTGGGCTAGTTTTGCTTTTGTTTCATTATTTCTATACGGCTTTTTTGAAACAGTATAAAAAGGCTTGGGAATACGTCACTGCCAGTGAAATGTTCCATTTGTTCAGGGCGATGGCATTTGCCCTGATCAGTACATCCATCTGCCAGCTGTACTTTACCCATTATCTTTATTTGAGGGAGCTTTTTATTACAGGGATCCTCTATATGGTCATGATCGGATACTCCCGCCTGGCATGGCGGGTATACTTTAATCCTAAAATCAAGCGGCCATCCGATAACAAACGAACCTTGATTGTCGGCGCTGGATCAGCAGGGACGATGATAACGAGCAGATTGTTGAAATCCAATCATATAAAATTAGTGCCAGTTGCATTTGTTGATGATGATAAAACGAAGCTGGGCTTGGAGATTTTCAATATACCAGTAGTGGCAACAACAAACGATATTTCACAAGTGGTGGAGGAATATAAGATTGAGCATATCGTCATTGCGATTCCTTCCTTGAAAAGAGAAGATATGAATACCATTTTGTCCGAATGCACGAAGACAACCGTAAAGACCCAAATCGTCCCAAGTCTTGAAGAAATCGTACATGGGAACGTTCCGATAAATGAATTGCAAGATATACAAATGGAGGATTTATTGGGGCGTTCTCCCGTTCAATTGGACGATAAAGGGATATTAGAAACGATCGTTGAAAGTACGATACTGGTAACAGGGGCAGGAGGTTCGATTGGATCGGAAATATGTCGGCAGATCATGAAATATAACCCAGCTAAAATCGTTTTGCTTGGACATGGTGAAAACAGCATTTATGCGATTGAGATGGAATTGCTGGAGATTTATGAAGACAAGATAGAGATTGTCACGGAAATTGCTGATATCCAGGACCGAAGGAGGATGTTTGAAGTAATGGACCACCATCGACCCAAGATCGTATATCATGCAGCTGCCCATAAACATGTCCCGCTTATGGAGTCCAATCCTAAAGAAGCGTTGAAAAATAACATCCTAGGTACGAGGAATGTAGCGGATGCAGCGGAAGGGAGTGGCGTGAACACTTTTGTCATGGTTTCGTCCGATAAGGCCGTGAATCCGACAAGCATCATGGGCGCTTCAAAATGTATAGCCGAGATGATGATTTCATACAAAAGTTCATCAAGTCATACAAAATTCGTAACGGTTCGATTTGGAAATGTTCTTGGCAGCAATGGCAGTGTCATTCCCCTTTTTAAAAAGCAAATAAAAAAGGGCGGACCTCTGACCGTCACACACCCAGAAATGGTACGTTATTTCATGACCATTCCAGAAGCTTCGAGATTGGTCATTCAGGCAGGGGTTTTGGCAAAAGGAGGAGAGGTATTTGTGCTGGATATGGGCGAACCGGTCAAAATCGTCGATTTCGCTAAGAAACTCATCCAACTTTCCGGTTACAAGGTTGAAGACATTGGGCTAACCTTTACAGGAATCCGGCCTGGGGAAAAATTATTTGAAGAACTGCTTGGAGCAGATGAAGTCTATGAAGAGCAGGTCTATCCGAAAATCCATATTGGGAAACCAAGGGATGTAAATTGGCATGCCATTCAGGATATTATCAGCACTTATGATGTCATGAGCGAAGAAACGTTAAAAGAAAGAATGCTGTGTTTGGCAAATAATAGGGTAGGCAATGAAATTCACGTATCGTAA